TCTGGCACAGCTTGTCTTTATCTGTCAGAACCAGGCACAGACCGGATACAGTTACCAGATTGATCTGGTTCCCGGGAGCGTCCCTGAGGGAAGTAAAAATATGGCCTGTGCAGATATTCCCCGGGCGCTGCAAGCCCTGGAAAAGGCTCTTGAGGCCAGGATAAGCAGAAAGACAGCGCCTCCCGGTCCGGGGACCTGAACTGTTCCGATCCCAAAAAAGACAGATTTGCGGACCAGAAAGCGCGCCGTGTCTGTTCTGGATCTGGACCCCCATGCGCGCCTCTGTTCCCGGAATTCTTGTTCTTGTCCTTCTGCTGAATGCGGCTGTGTGGACCCTTCTGAACCTGCCAGGGCAGGGGGAGTCCTGGACCGGGCGCATCCAGGGCCTGTCCTACAGTCCCTATGGCCGGCAGGGTGATCCCCAGGCCGGGGACACAGCCAGCCCCGACCAGATCCGCCATGACATGGACATCCTGGCGCGCAGTACCCGGAGTGTGCGCACCTACAGCACCCTGAACGGAGCCGACCATGTACCGGCGCTGACCGCAGGCGGGGGGCTGAAGGTCATGGCCGGGGCCTGGATTGGCCGCGATACTGCGGCAAACAATGAGGAGATCGCCCGGCTGGTGACACTGGCCAACACCCATGCCAGTGTCTGGCGGGTGACGGTGGGAAACGAGACCCTGCTGCGCGGCGATGTCACAGTGGACCAGCTGGTGGATTATATCCGGAAAGTCCGGCGCCAGGTCAGCGTGCCGGTGTCCACGGCGGAAACCTGGGATGTCTGGCTGAAATATCCACGGCTGGCGGATGAGGTGGATTTCATCACCATCCACATCCTGCCCTACTGGGAAGCCATTCCGGCGGACCAGGCCATGGACCATGTGCGCAGTATCTGGTCCCGCATCCGGGAGCGCTTTCCGGAAAAGCATGTGGTGCTTGGCGAGACGGGCTGGCCCAGCGACGGAGCGTGGCAGCAGGGGGCCGAGGCCTCGCGCATCAACCAGGCGCGCTTTGTGCGGGAATTCCTGAATTTCGCCACACAGGAAAAGATCGACTATTATCTGATGGAGGCCTTCGACCAGCCCTGGAAGGCAGCGCTGGAGGGATCCGCGGGGGCCCACTGGGGCCTGTTCGACGCGGACCGCAAACCCAAATTTGCCATGACAGGCAGTCTGACCGAGACGCCGGAATGGCCGTGGCTGTGCGCCCTGTCGGCTATTCTGGCGCTGGGGCCCGTCCTGGCATTCCTGGTCCGGCGCCGGGATCTGCGGCGGCGCGGCCTGTTCTTCTATGCGCTCATGATCCAGGGCGCTGTATCCATGCTGGTGTGGGCGCTGGCCCATCCTGTAGCCCGTGGACAGGCGCCAGGAACCAGTATGGCATGGGCTGTCCTGGCGGGTTTCCAGATCATCCTTCTGGCAGTCATGCTGATTGACGCCCTGGAGCTGACCGAGGTGGTCTGGACCCGCCATCGCCGGCGGCATTTTGTTCCCGCCAGGGAACCGTTGCCAGACAGGGTGCCAAAGGTGTCTATCCACGTGCCCTGCTACAACGAGCCACCGGTGATGGTGAAGGCCACGCTGGACGCCCTGGCGCGCCTGGACTGGCCGGATTTCGAGGTGCTGGTCATCGACAACAACACCAGGGACGAGGCTGTCTGGCGTCCGTTGGAGGAATACTGCCAGGTTCTGGGCCCGCGGTTCCGGTTTTTCCATCTGCCGCAGTGGCCGGGCTACAAGGCTGGCGCTCTCAATTTTGGTCTCTCGCAGACTGCGCCGGATGCGGAAATTATTGGCGTGATCGACAGCGACTACCAGGTCACGCCGGACTGGCTGCGCAGCACCGTGCCGTTCTTCGCGCGGCCGGAGGTAGGGTTCGTCCAGTCTCCGCAGGACTATCGCGACTGGCGTTCCGATCCCTTCCGGGTCATGTGCAACTGGGAATACCAGGGCTTTTTCCACATCGGCATGATCCAGCGCAACGAGCGCAATGCTATCATCCAGCACGGTACCATGACCCTGATCCGCAGGCCGGCGCTGGAGAAACTGAAATGGGCCGAGTGGTGCATCTGCGAGGATGCCGAGCTGGGCCTGCGCCTGTTCCAGGAGGGGTACGAGGCGGTGTACATGCCAGACAGCTTCGGCCAGGGCCTGGTGCCGGACAGCTTTTCGGCCTACAAAAGCCAGCGCTGGCGCTGGGCCTATGGGGCTGTGCAGATCCTCAAGCGCCACTGGCGGGAGCTGCTCCCCGTGGCGGGAAAGCTGACCGCAGGCCAGAAATACCATTTCATCACGGGCTGGCTGCCCTGGTTTGCAGACGCTGCCCATCTGGTCTTTGCGGCCGGCGCCATCATCTGGTCCGCCGGTCTGCTCATGCCTGCGGTCACGGAGACTGCAGCCATGGTTCCCGGCCCGGGAGGAGTAGCGCTGGCATGGCTGGCTCGCAGCCTGACCCGCTTTTTCGAG
This genomic window from Pseudomonadota bacterium contains:
- a CDS encoding glycosyltransferase — encoded protein: MRASVPGILVLVLLLNAAVWTLLNLPGQGESWTGRIQGLSYSPYGRQGDPQAGDTASPDQIRHDMDILARSTRSVRTYSTLNGADHVPALTAGGGLKVMAGAWIGRDTAANNEEIARLVTLANTHASVWRVTVGNETLLRGDVTVDQLVDYIRKVRRQVSVPVSTAETWDVWLKYPRLADEVDFITIHILPYWEAIPADQAMDHVRSIWSRIRERFPEKHVVLGETGWPSDGAWQQGAEASRINQARFVREFLNFATQEKIDYYLMEAFDQPWKAALEGSAGAHWGLFDADRKPKFAMTGSLTETPEWPWLCALSAILALGPVLAFLVRRRDLRRRGLFFYALMIQGAVSMLVWALAHPVARGQAPGTSMAWAVLAGFQIILLAVMLIDALELTEVVWTRHRRRHFVPAREPLPDRVPKVSIHVPCYNEPPVMVKATLDALARLDWPDFEVLVIDNNTRDEAVWRPLEEYCQVLGPRFRFFHLPQWPGYKAGALNFGLSQTAPDAEIIGVIDSDYQVTPDWLRSTVPFFARPEVGFVQSPQDYRDWRSDPFRVMCNWEYQGFFHIGMIQRNERNAIIQHGTMTLIRRPALEKLKWAEWCICEDAELGLRLFQEGYEAVYMPDSFGQGLVPDSFSAYKSQRWRWAYGAVQILKRHWRELLPVAGKLTAGQKYHFITGWLPWFADAAHLVFAAGAIIWSAGLLMPAVTETAAMVPGPGGVALAWLARSLTRFFEFPPAAFMLPTVTVFGFKVLGSLWLYAERVKCTFMDK